The Methanolacinia paynteri genome includes a region encoding these proteins:
- a CDS encoding type B DNA-directed DNA polymerase — protein MTHRGPRRRAEQSCPGRLLSGAGRTVEKNTGGWIFDAYYRRDTVLLWVKDRDGVRCHTKKFPPSFCFHLPDPDLHYMMTGELEDRGFAEECKFKTIYGEKRGWRVFGGREIADTIEKQTRYTADLYNVDIRNEQRYLAENGLRLCLNSGEDVFSATPEIPLSIMDIKAGAAPHRETEMRSLSVESEGKEWKCFGDNAELSEWLINRVSDSEPDVILFENADGWMHRICRIANNAGIFNSLSRTGRFRELKSRSYFSYGRTEYKPPAMIPEGRIIIDSAQSFIYHEGGLRGVFLASALSGVSPNLTSRFTPGTVISKYEEFEAFKRGIVVPYRKRDAEMIRPSDKIRIEYRGGLIFQPEPSVYENVHQLDFTSFYPAIIVNYNLSPETMENRNIVGFLPSVLDPLLEFRLKTKALKKTNPDYAGMDGLLKWMLVTCFGYTGYKNAKFGRIEVHEEITTIATDILGGVADLAESMGMPVLHGIVDCVWVQGGDIVEFKRRVEEKYSIPTEYESYDWICFLPQKDGSGSYTGYFGRLAGGKPKIRGAAARRKDMPPYVRRMQDEMIALLCTGKTAGELLGLEDAAREIYDRYYEGATEAPAAEFLLRRRIGRESYEKRCIAGTLLEVCREDGISVSPGMDIRYVVRDAGRRAADPEWNLKTADMKYYRGLIDKAYGEIEFVFSSIKKRGISLNPE, from the coding sequence CTGACGCACCGCGGCCCGCGGAGAAGGGCAGAACAGTCCTGTCCGGGCAGACTACTCTCGGGAGCTGGGAGAACGGTTGAAAAAAACACGGGGGGCTGGATCTTCGACGCATACTACAGGAGAGACACAGTCTTACTATGGGTAAAAGACAGGGACGGCGTCAGGTGCCACACGAAAAAGTTCCCGCCGTCATTCTGCTTCCACCTCCCCGATCCCGACCTTCACTACATGATGACAGGCGAACTGGAAGACCGCGGCTTCGCCGAAGAATGCAAATTTAAGACCATCTACGGGGAAAAACGAGGCTGGAGAGTCTTCGGGGGCCGGGAGATCGCGGATACGATCGAGAAGCAGACGCGATACACGGCCGATCTATACAATGTCGACATACGAAACGAGCAGAGGTATCTTGCGGAGAACGGACTCAGGCTCTGCCTGAACTCCGGAGAAGACGTCTTTTCGGCCACGCCGGAGATCCCACTCTCCATAATGGATATTAAGGCAGGAGCTGCTCCGCACAGGGAGACTGAGATGCGTTCGCTCTCGGTGGAGTCTGAAGGGAAGGAATGGAAATGCTTCGGGGACAATGCCGAGCTTTCCGAATGGCTGATCAACCGTGTCTCGGATAGCGAGCCGGATGTCATCCTGTTCGAGAACGCGGACGGCTGGATGCACAGGATCTGCAGGATCGCAAATAACGCGGGAATCTTCAACTCACTCAGCAGGACCGGGCGGTTCCGGGAGCTTAAGAGCAGGTCGTACTTCTCGTATGGAAGGACCGAGTACAAACCGCCGGCGATGATCCCAGAGGGTAGGATCATAATCGACAGTGCCCAGAGCTTCATATACCACGAAGGAGGTCTCAGGGGTGTCTTCCTTGCGTCGGCACTCTCCGGCGTTTCGCCCAACCTCACGAGCAGGTTCACACCCGGAACGGTCATATCGAAATACGAAGAGTTTGAGGCATTCAAACGCGGGATTGTGGTTCCATACAGGAAACGGGACGCCGAGATGATCCGCCCTTCGGACAAGATCAGGATCGAATACAGGGGCGGGCTCATATTCCAGCCGGAGCCGTCGGTATACGAGAACGTCCACCAGCTCGACTTCACTTCATTCTATCCCGCGATAATAGTGAATTACAATCTCTCGCCGGAGACGATGGAGAACAGGAACATCGTCGGATTTCTCCCGTCCGTGCTTGACCCCCTCCTGGAGTTTCGCCTGAAGACGAAAGCCCTGAAAAAGACCAATCCCGATTATGCCGGGATGGATGGACTCCTGAAATGGATGCTCGTCACGTGCTTCGGGTATACCGGCTACAAGAACGCCAAGTTCGGGAGAATTGAAGTGCACGAGGAGATCACGACGATCGCGACCGATATACTGGGCGGAGTCGCCGATCTCGCTGAATCGATGGGGATGCCGGTTCTCCACGGGATCGTCGACTGCGTTTGGGTGCAGGGCGGAGATATCGTCGAATTCAAACGGCGGGTCGAAGAGAAGTATTCGATCCCGACGGAGTATGAGTCCTACGACTGGATCTGCTTCCTCCCGCAGAAGGACGGATCAGGATCGTATACAGGGTATTTCGGGAGACTTGCCGGCGGAAAACCGAAGATCAGGGGTGCGGCGGCGAGGCGAAAGGACATGCCGCCGTATGTCCGCCGTATGCAGGACGAGATGATTGCACTGCTATGCACCGGGAAGACCGCCGGCGAACTCCTCGGGCTTGAGGATGCCGCCAGGGAGATCTACGACAGGTATTACGAAGGCGCAACAGAGGCACCGGCGGCGGAATTTCTTCTCAGGCGAAGGATCGGGCGTGAAAGTTACGAGAAACGTTGCATTGCCGGAACGCTCCTTGAGGTTTGCCGGGAGGACGGTATCTCCGTATCTCCCGGGATGGACATTCGCTACGTTGTCAGGGACGCCGGCAGGCGGGCCGCAGATCCCGAATGGAACCTGAAGACAGCCGATATGAAATACTACAGGGGGCTCATCGACAAGGCATACGGGGAGATCGAATTCGTATTCTCTTCGATAAAGAAAAGGGGTATTTCCCTGAATCCGGAATAG
- a CDS encoding bifunctional metallophosphatase/5'-nucleotidase → MQKSSGLKSVIVVTFVLVIVAVFLSSFVPGVAFNGNTGSSGSGYSGDLRVLTTPDIHSHLFPMSDNDTGTRIGRIAALAGTLGEENDDTLYLFAGDLGEGGFYNMYSGVPEAKSYSMAGIDAAVLGNHAFDFPVSVLKQWVTNASYPVLCANMDFTDAELNESIKDYLILDTAGTKVGVFGIITPQLGKVTEIPEGVILYENTSAIAESVIDDLEEQGVDVIIALTHQYGDEDIELAESVAGIDLIIGGHDHLVWNETVIAPDGGKTLIVHAGKYGEETDSVDLTFSDGKVTGTSIGRYEITEDLPDDSGITSFVMPYYVNYTAGLSGPIGETLVPLDATENIKTGETNLGDLVTGIMREDVPGVDIAFINSGSFRGDCIIPAGNISYLTLETLLPFEDIIIKIRMTGQEIKDTLERSASALVAAGDESDSESRVPSGGFLQVSGVRFDLNTSGEPFSADFDTGTVLYAGNRIENLTFVTESGLVPVDPDAVYVVAVNDYIAGGGDGYSNLKDIPNDRKTNTEINLINLLATDIEENSPISPGTDGRIRVF, encoded by the coding sequence ATGCAGAAATCGTCCGGCCTGAAATCCGTAATTGTCGTAACTTTTGTACTGGTAATAGTAGCAGTTTTCCTCTCGTCATTTGTCCCGGGTGTCGCGTTCAACGGGAATACCGGTTCATCCGGATCGGGTTATTCGGGGGATTTACGCGTGCTCACGACTCCGGATATTCATTCCCATCTATTCCCGATGAGCGATAACGATACGGGAACAAGGATCGGCAGGATTGCCGCACTTGCCGGTACTCTCGGGGAAGAAAACGACGATACCCTGTATCTGTTTGCAGGAGATCTTGGTGAGGGAGGGTTCTACAATATGTACTCCGGCGTCCCGGAGGCGAAGTCATACTCTATGGCGGGAATCGACGCAGCGGTTCTCGGGAATCATGCATTCGACTTCCCGGTTTCAGTTCTGAAGCAATGGGTTACGAATGCGTCGTATCCTGTGCTCTGCGCCAATATGGATTTCACTGATGCGGAGCTGAACGAGAGCATAAAAGATTACTTGATTCTCGATACCGCAGGCACGAAGGTCGGGGTTTTCGGGATCATTACCCCGCAGCTCGGGAAAGTCACTGAAATTCCCGAAGGCGTGATCCTGTATGAAAACACCTCGGCGATCGCGGAATCGGTAATAGATGATCTTGAAGAGCAGGGTGTCGATGTGATTATCGCCCTTACCCACCAGTATGGCGACGAGGATATCGAACTCGCCGAATCAGTTGCGGGAATCGATCTGATAATCGGCGGCCACGATCACCTTGTCTGGAACGAGACAGTCATTGCGCCCGACGGCGGGAAGACCCTTATAGTTCATGCAGGGAAGTACGGCGAGGAGACCGATTCCGTTGATCTCACATTCAGTGACGGTAAAGTTACCGGGACATCCATAGGCAGGTATGAAATAACCGAAGACCTGCCTGATGATTCAGGGATCACTTCGTTCGTAATGCCTTATTATGTGAATTATACCGCAGGTCTCTCCGGGCCGATCGGTGAAACCCTTGTCCCGCTCGATGCTACGGAGAACATAAAAACCGGTGAGACTAATCTCGGTGATCTTGTTACCGGCATAATGAGGGAAGATGTTCCCGGTGTCGATATTGCGTTTATCAATTCCGGTTCATTCCGCGGGGACTGCATAATCCCGGCAGGGAATATATCGTATCTTACTCTGGAGACCCTTCTCCCGTTTGAGGATATTATCATAAAGATCAGGATGACAGGGCAGGAGATTAAGGATACCCTTGAAAGATCCGCATCGGCGCTTGTTGCCGCCGGTGATGAGAGTGATAGTGAAAGCAGGGTTCCGTCGGGGGGATTTCTGCAGGTCTCCGGGGTAAGATTCGATCTCAACACGAGCGGCGAGCCTTTTTCCGCCGATTTTGATACGGGTACAGTGCTTTACGCAGGAAACAGGATCGAAAATCTCACGTTTGTAACCGAATCCGGTTTGGTGCCGGTTGATCCGGATGCGGTCTATGTAGTTGCCGTAAACGACTATATTGCCGGCGGGGGCGACGGTTATTCGAATCTTAAGGATATTCCCAACGACAGGAAAACGAATACCGAGATCAACCTGATCAATCTTCTTGCCACCGATATCGAAGAGAATTCTCCGATCTCCCCGGGGACTGACGGGAGGATTCGGGTTTTTTGA